A genomic region of Thermodesulfitimonas autotrophica contains the following coding sequences:
- a CDS encoding RelA/SpoT family protein: MTSYEELLGRVKAYNPNVNEDLLRQAYLFAVSLHGDQKRHSGEPYIVHPVAVAAILAELELDTETIVAGLLHDVIEDTGIALEAITDHFGPEIAALVDGVTKLSRIEFRSKEEQQAENLRKMFLAMAKDIRVILIKLADRLHNMRTLQYHTPEKQRAIAQETLDIFAPLAHRLGIYRLKWELEDLAFRYLQPEKYRSLAEKVARTRAAREEHTRQTIEILRQRLEEAGIQAELQGRPKNLYSIYRKMERQGKEFDEIFDTTGIRALVDTVRDCYAVLGVVHTIWKPVPGRFKDYIAVPKENMYQSLHTTVVGLHGEPLEVQIRTWEMHRTAEYGIAAHWRYKEGRPRDEEIEARLAWLRELLEWVHEMRDAREFMERLKIDVFADVVFVFTPKGDVIELPAGAVPLDFAYRIHTEVGHRYKGAKVNGRLVPLDYKLKTGDIVEIVTAKQPNPSRDWLAVVRTSQARNKIRAWFKREWREETIERGREALEKELRKQGLELDLLKSEKLLEQGRRFNLYTLEDVYAAVAQGVVAPQTLVARLREETVPATASLLPVKSRRAGEAHGVKVRGVGDLLVRLAHCCSPVPGDPIIGYVTRGRGISVHRTDCRNVALLREKESHRLVEVSWEVGFSAPFSVRMEVSALDRAGLLHDVMSVLTEMKISASWVTARGRKDRMATIEFSAEVRDKEQLEYLIKKINRIKDVFEVRRVV; the protein is encoded by the coding sequence ATGACTTCCTACGAAGAGCTTCTTGGCCGGGTCAAGGCCTACAACCCTAACGTTAACGAAGACCTGCTCCGGCAGGCGTACCTTTTTGCCGTCTCGCTACATGGCGATCAGAAGCGCCACTCCGGCGAGCCTTATATCGTCCACCCGGTGGCGGTGGCGGCAATCCTGGCGGAGCTGGAGCTGGATACGGAAACGATTGTGGCGGGCCTGCTCCACGACGTGATCGAGGATACCGGCATCGCGCTCGAGGCCATCACGGACCACTTTGGCCCGGAAATTGCTGCGCTGGTGGACGGCGTGACGAAGCTTTCCCGGATCGAGTTTCGTTCCAAGGAGGAACAGCAGGCCGAAAACCTCCGCAAGATGTTCCTGGCGATGGCCAAGGATATCCGGGTGATTCTGATAAAATTGGCGGACCGCCTCCATAACATGCGGACGCTTCAGTACCACACCCCGGAGAAGCAGCGGGCAATTGCCCAGGAAACGCTCGATATCTTTGCACCGCTTGCGCACCGGCTCGGCATCTACCGTTTAAAATGGGAGCTCGAGGATCTCGCCTTCCGTTACCTCCAGCCGGAGAAGTACCGGAGCCTGGCGGAAAAGGTTGCCCGCACGCGAGCGGCCCGCGAGGAGCATACCAGGCAGACGATCGAGATTTTACGCCAGCGCCTCGAGGAAGCGGGGATCCAGGCCGAGCTCCAGGGACGGCCCAAGAATCTTTACAGCATTTACCGGAAGATGGAGCGCCAGGGGAAGGAGTTTGACGAAATATTCGACACTACCGGCATCCGTGCCCTGGTTGATACCGTGCGGGACTGCTACGCCGTTCTCGGGGTGGTGCACACCATCTGGAAGCCGGTTCCTGGACGATTCAAAGATTACATCGCGGTGCCCAAAGAAAATATGTACCAGTCGCTGCATACCACCGTGGTTGGGCTTCACGGTGAGCCCCTCGAAGTCCAGATCCGGACCTGGGAGATGCACCGGACGGCGGAGTACGGTATCGCGGCGCACTGGCGTTACAAGGAGGGGCGGCCGCGCGACGAGGAAATTGAAGCCAGGCTGGCCTGGCTCCGGGAACTCCTTGAGTGGGTGCACGAAATGCGGGATGCCCGGGAGTTTATGGAGCGGCTCAAGATCGATGTTTTTGCCGACGTGGTTTTCGTCTTCACGCCCAAAGGGGACGTGATTGAGCTGCCGGCGGGGGCGGTGCCCCTTGATTTCGCTTACCGGATCCATACCGAAGTCGGGCACCGGTATAAGGGGGCAAAGGTAAACGGACGCCTGGTTCCGCTCGACTATAAGCTCAAGACGGGGGATATTGTCGAGATCGTAACTGCCAAACAACCCAACCCGAGCCGGGACTGGCTGGCGGTGGTCCGGACCTCGCAGGCGCGCAACAAGATCCGGGCCTGGTTTAAGCGGGAATGGCGGGAGGAGACGATTGAGCGCGGCCGCGAGGCGTTAGAGAAGGAGCTGCGGAAACAGGGCCTGGAACTCGACCTCCTCAAGAGCGAAAAGCTATTAGAGCAGGGCCGTCGCTTCAACCTCTACACGCTTGAAGACGTTTACGCTGCCGTGGCGCAAGGGGTTGTGGCGCCCCAGACGCTTGTTGCCAGGCTACGGGAGGAAACGGTGCCGGCTACAGCGTCCCTGCTACCGGTCAAATCGCGCCGGGCGGGAGAAGCGCACGGGGTGAAGGTGCGCGGCGTAGGCGACCTCCTGGTCCGGCTGGCGCATTGCTGCAGCCCGGTTCCCGGGGACCCGATTATTGGCTACGTGACGCGAGGGAGGGGTATTTCGGTTCACCGGACGGACTGCCGTAATGTGGCCCTCTTGCGGGAGAAAGAGAGCCACCGGCTGGTGGAGGTTTCGTGGGAGGTCGGTTTCAGTGCTCCCTTCTCCGTGCGCATGGAGGTTTCGGCGCTTGACCGGGCGGGTCTTTTGCACGACGTGATGAGTGTGCTGACGGAGATGAAGATCAGTGCGTCGTGGGTGACTGCGCGCGGCCGAAAGGACAGGATGGCGACCATCGAATTCAGTGCGGAGGTCAGGGACAAGGAGCAGCTCGAGTACCTGATTAAGAAGATCAACCGGATCAAAGATGTTTTTGAGGTACGGCGGGTCGTATAG
- a CDS encoding cation diffusion facilitator family transporter: MAGEKLRAARFSVATSLTILVFKLGAGVATGSVGVLSEAAHSGMDLLAALVTYFSLKAAQAPPDERHRFGHGKFENLAAVIEASFILLVAALILVESLRRLFSPRAISYLDAGIAVMALSAVANFFLSRYLIRLARQTGSAALLADGLHLLTDVYSSAGVFAGLVLIRLTKITLFDPLIGIVVTGLLFRTAYFLLRDSLQSFLDVRLPEEEEAAIREVLEGFKGEYVSYHNLRSRRAGAERHVDLHLVLPYDATVAEGNALVRRITRAINERLPRTYVLISTDPCNAVCEECRRYCPQPDRTEASRRENSRGK; encoded by the coding sequence ATGGCCGGCGAAAAATTAAGAGCAGCCCGTTTCTCGGTGGCCACAAGCCTCACTATCCTCGTCTTCAAGCTCGGGGCCGGTGTGGCTACGGGTTCGGTCGGTGTTCTTTCCGAGGCGGCGCACTCCGGAATGGACCTGCTGGCGGCGCTGGTGACTTACTTTTCCTTAAAAGCCGCCCAAGCGCCGCCTGACGAGCGCCACCGGTTCGGACACGGCAAGTTTGAAAACCTGGCGGCCGTCATCGAGGCCAGTTTTATCCTTTTAGTAGCCGCCCTGATTCTCGTGGAGAGCTTGCGGCGCCTTTTTTCCCCGCGCGCCATTTCTTATCTTGATGCCGGCATCGCGGTGATGGCTTTATCTGCGGTGGCCAACTTCTTTCTCTCCCGGTACCTCATCCGCCTGGCCCGGCAAACGGGCTCCGCGGCGCTTTTAGCCGACGGGCTGCACCTTTTGACCGATGTTTACTCCTCTGCCGGCGTCTTCGCCGGTCTCGTGCTGATCCGCCTGACGAAGATTACGCTCTTCGACCCGCTCATTGGGATTGTGGTTACCGGCTTGCTTTTCCGGACGGCCTATTTCCTGCTGCGGGATTCGCTACAGAGCTTTCTTGACGTCCGGCTTCCGGAGGAAGAGGAAGCGGCAATCCGGGAGGTGCTTGAAGGCTTTAAGGGGGAGTATGTGAGTTACCATAACCTCCGGAGCCGGCGCGCGGGTGCTGAACGGCACGTCGACCTTCACCTTGTCCTCCCCTACGACGCCACGGTAGCCGAAGGAAACGCCTTAGTCCGGCGGATAACTAGGGCCATCAACGAGCGCCTTCCCAGGACCTACGTCCTTATTTCCACCGACCCCTGCAACGCCGTATGTGAGGAATGCCGCCGTTACTGTCCGCAGCCCGACAGAACAGAAGCCTCGCGCCGCGAAAATTCCCGGGGAAAGTAA
- a CDS encoding transcriptional regulator has translation MLTLAAPLAEYFLYVDNRLPEEAWRVLRTLSDGGRMNKEELSLMARVKRAVLDHVVMQLYALGLVDVTAEGKSKICSLTKLGEEFCSLHRENGLEG, from the coding sequence ATGCTTACTTTAGCGGCGCCACTGGCAGAGTACTTTCTCTACGTGGACAACCGCCTTCCGGAAGAGGCCTGGCGGGTACTCCGGACGCTCAGTGACGGCGGCCGGATGAACAAAGAGGAACTCTCCCTGATGGCGCGGGTCAAACGAGCGGTGCTCGACCACGTCGTGATGCAGCTTTACGCTTTGGGGCTCGTTGACGTGACCGCCGAGGGGAAGAGCAAGATCTGCAGCCTCACCAAGTTAGGGGAGGAGTTTTGCAGCCTGCACCGCGAAAACGGACTTGAGGGTTAA
- a CDS encoding double-cubane-cluster-containing anaerobic reductase, with amino-acid sequence MHRYDELWAGLGLDLDAHDRLLKALPPTYYEVYLKQENRPRGMEYFDFVINEIHGLRIKELQEFRQAGGKVVGTFCLYVPEELILAAGGVFVGLCAGIEVGTARAETVLPRNICPLIKSFMGFKLSRICPYFESCDLLVGETTCDGKKKAFEVLADFAPVYVVEVPQKKGPRDWELWLGEIRALAARLEELTGKKITPETLRAAIVKVNAKRRALKRLAALRKADPPPISGRDALLIYQIAFYDDVDRFTAQVNALCDELEERVRRGEGVVPPGTPRLVITGTPMAIPNWKVPYIAETSGAVIVAEELCTGLRYYEELTDESGETTDELLASIAARHLEFDCACFTPNLKRIQKIGLLANEYRAKGVISYILSFCDPYAVEHYQVEKGLRDRNLPVLKVETDYSEHDAGQLRTRIEAFIEMLTGGANTRTE; translated from the coding sequence ATGCACCGCTACGACGAGCTCTGGGCGGGTTTGGGGCTCGACCTAGACGCCCACGATAGGCTTCTTAAGGCGCTGCCTCCTACCTACTACGAGGTCTATCTCAAGCAGGAGAACCGCCCGCGGGGGATGGAATATTTTGATTTCGTCATCAACGAAATCCACGGGCTGCGCATTAAGGAACTCCAGGAATTCCGTCAGGCAGGAGGGAAGGTGGTCGGAACCTTCTGCCTCTACGTTCCCGAAGAATTGATTTTAGCCGCCGGTGGCGTTTTTGTGGGGCTCTGCGCCGGCATTGAAGTCGGCACCGCGCGGGCGGAAACCGTCCTTCCCCGCAACATTTGCCCGCTGATCAAGTCCTTTATGGGCTTCAAACTTTCGCGCATCTGCCCCTACTTTGAGTCCTGCGACCTTCTCGTAGGCGAGACGACCTGTGACGGCAAGAAGAAGGCGTTTGAGGTCCTGGCGGATTTTGCACCGGTTTACGTGGTGGAGGTGCCGCAGAAGAAAGGGCCGCGCGACTGGGAACTCTGGTTAGGGGAAATTAGGGCGCTGGCAGCCCGCCTTGAAGAGCTTACGGGAAAGAAAATCACGCCGGAGACACTGCGCGCGGCGATCGTAAAAGTAAACGCCAAGAGACGGGCACTCAAGCGCCTTGCCGCACTACGTAAGGCCGACCCGCCGCCGATCAGCGGCCGGGACGCCCTCCTCATCTACCAGATAGCCTTCTACGATGACGTGGACCGTTTTACCGCCCAGGTCAACGCCCTCTGCGACGAACTCGAGGAAAGGGTCCGCCGGGGCGAAGGGGTCGTACCGCCGGGAACACCACGGCTTGTGATTACCGGCACCCCGATGGCGATACCCAACTGGAAGGTCCCTTACATCGCCGAAACGAGCGGTGCCGTAATCGTGGCTGAAGAACTCTGCACCGGGTTGCGCTACTACGAGGAACTAACTGATGAGAGCGGGGAAACGACGGACGAACTCTTGGCAAGCATAGCCGCCCGCCACCTCGAGTTTGACTGCGCCTGCTTCACGCCCAATCTCAAACGCATCCAAAAAATCGGCCTTCTCGCCAACGAGTACCGGGCAAAAGGCGTCATAAGCTACATTCTCTCTTTCTGTGACCCTTACGCGGTAGAACACTACCAGGTGGAGAAAGGCCTGCGCGACCGCAACCTCCCCGTATTAAAAGTAGAAACCGATTACAGCGAACACGACGCCGGACAACTGCGGACGCGCATCGAGGCGTTTATCGAAATGCTCACCGGCGGCGCCAACACCCGCACCGAGTGA
- a CDS encoding exonuclease codes for MTALTFYDGVGCIGGNKILIEENGAALLLDFGTNFKAEGMYFDEFLGPRSSFGFADLLSLEILPPLRGLYRPDLEYPGVWERYADHPLYRQVEVLGVLLSHAHFDHCGHISYLRTDIPVVTSLTSAVICKALQDTGGGNRLQEICYATPREFAGGVLKAVSYRNAPFVQRPYFVFGAQAAAPAVGDFWTQYDGSRALACRPLTFCGEEGECGPFRVRFWPVDHSIPGAGAFGVKTAAGWVVYTGDLRLHGCQGALTRRFMAEAAALRPVALICEGTHPATTEPVTEEEVYANALAIVRRTKGLVVADFGPRNVERLLSFLRVGAETGRQLVLTLKDVYLLAALHAAGEPGVPDPFSDCRLCLFVKPRVTLRGWEKALVERFAAAAPDRMVGAVAVARAQESYLLCFSYYDFHALLDIGPRGGTYIYSSSEAFDEEMLLDHRRVENWINHFAFTLYGSLGRDRERSGLHASGHIHGPGLEELIATVRPEILIPVHTESPDFFRRFAGQCRVVFPGRGERVVIG; via the coding sequence GTGACCGCTTTAACCTTCTACGACGGCGTGGGCTGCATCGGCGGGAACAAGATCCTGATAGAGGAGAACGGTGCCGCGCTGCTGCTCGATTTCGGTACCAACTTCAAGGCCGAAGGGATGTACTTCGACGAGTTCCTCGGGCCCCGGAGCAGCTTCGGTTTCGCGGATCTTCTATCGCTTGAGATTTTGCCCCCGCTGCGGGGCTTGTACCGGCCGGACTTGGAGTATCCCGGTGTCTGGGAGCGGTACGCGGACCACCCTCTCTACCGCCAGGTCGAGGTTTTAGGGGTGCTCCTCTCGCACGCGCATTTTGATCACTGCGGCCATATTTCCTACCTGCGGACGGACATTCCGGTGGTAACGAGCCTCACCAGCGCCGTGATCTGCAAGGCGCTGCAAGACACGGGGGGCGGGAACAGGTTGCAGGAGATCTGTTACGCGACACCGCGGGAGTTCGCCGGCGGGGTGCTGAAGGCTGTCTCTTACCGCAACGCCCCCTTTGTGCAGCGGCCCTACTTCGTTTTCGGGGCGCAAGCGGCGGCGCCGGCGGTGGGGGACTTCTGGACGCAGTACGACGGCTCGCGGGCACTCGCCTGCCGGCCGCTTACCTTCTGTGGTGAAGAAGGAGAGTGCGGGCCCTTCAGGGTGCGCTTCTGGCCGGTGGACCATTCGATTCCCGGCGCGGGCGCGTTTGGGGTAAAAACGGCGGCGGGCTGGGTGGTTTATACGGGCGATTTACGCCTGCACGGCTGCCAGGGAGCGCTCACGCGCCGCTTTATGGCTGAGGCTGCGGCGCTGCGGCCGGTGGCGCTCATTTGTGAGGGAACGCACCCGGCAACTACGGAACCGGTCACCGAAGAAGAGGTTTACGCCAATGCGCTCGCCATCGTGCGGCGGACAAAGGGTCTGGTGGTAGCAGATTTTGGGCCACGCAATGTGGAGCGGCTCCTCTCTTTTCTCCGGGTCGGCGCGGAAACGGGCCGGCAGCTGGTGCTCACGCTTAAGGATGTCTATCTTCTTGCGGCGCTGCACGCGGCAGGAGAGCCGGGGGTGCCCGACCCTTTCAGCGACTGCCGCCTTTGCCTTTTTGTGAAGCCGCGAGTTACCCTTCGGGGATGGGAGAAGGCGCTGGTAGAACGTTTCGCGGCGGCGGCGCCCGACCGGATGGTAGGGGCGGTGGCGGTGGCGCGCGCCCAAGAGAGTTATCTTTTGTGCTTTTCGTACTATGATTTTCACGCGCTACTCGACATCGGTCCCCGGGGCGGCACCTACATTTACTCCTCGAGCGAGGCTTTCGACGAAGAGATGCTGCTCGACCACCGGCGGGTTGAGAACTGGATTAATCATTTCGCCTTTACGCTCTACGGTTCCCTCGGCCGCGACCGGGAAAGGTCAGGGCTGCACGCCAGCGGCCACATCCACGGGCCGGGGCTTGAGGAACTGATCGCGACGGTCCGGCCGGAAATACTTATCCCGGTGCATACGGAAAGCCCGGATTTCTTCCGGCGTTTCGCGGGCCAGTGCCGGGTGGTTTTCCCGGGGCGGGGCGAGCGGGTGGTTATCGGCTGA
- the spoIVA gene encoding stage IV sporulation protein A, with product MEKLFRDINERTGGDIYIGVVGGVRTGKSTFIKRFMELLVIPNIKNIYDRERARDELPQSGTGRTVMTTEPKFVPNEAVEIALNGMKFRVRLVDCVGYRVEGALGYEEDELPRLVTTPWFDEPIPFDEAAEVGTRKVIQDHSTIGIVMTTDGTITDIPREGYVEAEERVIQELKDLNKPFVVILNSTQPHALETSQLAAELTRKYDVPVLPVDVEGMTQSDIFNILEEVLYEFPVSEVNITLPPWVDELGAEHWLRQKFESAVREAIKDVRRVRDIKEVSAKLKGHDFIGAVVERETDLGTGVAYITLTAAEGLFHQVLSEISGFTVASDQDILRLMRELSVAKREYDKFADAIREVKETGYGVVTPRLDEMNLEEPELIRQGNRFGVRLKASAPSLHIIRADITTEITPIIGTEKQCEELVRYILNEFEENPKKIWESEIFGKSLHDLVREGIQNKLHRMPENAQAKLQETLQRIVNDGSGGLICIII from the coding sequence ATGGAAAAGCTTTTCCGGGATATCAACGAACGAACGGGCGGCGACATCTACATCGGTGTTGTGGGCGGGGTGCGGACGGGCAAATCGACCTTTATCAAGCGCTTCATGGAGCTTCTAGTCATTCCGAACATCAAGAATATCTACGACCGCGAGCGGGCGAGGGATGAGCTCCCGCAAAGCGGCACCGGCCGGACGGTGATGACCACCGAGCCCAAGTTTGTCCCCAACGAGGCGGTGGAGATCGCCTTGAACGGGATGAAATTCCGGGTCCGGCTGGTGGACTGTGTGGGTTACCGGGTGGAAGGGGCGCTCGGCTATGAGGAGGATGAACTCCCGCGGTTAGTGACGACGCCGTGGTTTGACGAGCCCATTCCCTTCGACGAAGCGGCGGAGGTCGGCACGCGGAAGGTGATCCAGGACCATTCGACAATCGGGATCGTGATGACCACCGACGGCACCATCACGGATATTCCGCGGGAAGGTTACGTGGAGGCCGAAGAGAGGGTGATTCAGGAGCTCAAGGACTTAAACAAGCCTTTTGTCGTTATTTTGAACAGCACCCAGCCCCACGCACTGGAAACCTCCCAACTTGCGGCCGAGCTGACGCGGAAATACGATGTGCCGGTCCTCCCGGTGGACGTTGAAGGGATGACCCAGAGCGATATTTTTAATATCCTGGAAGAGGTTTTATACGAGTTCCCCGTCAGCGAAGTGAATATCACGCTGCCGCCGTGGGTGGACGAACTCGGTGCGGAACACTGGTTGCGCCAGAAGTTCGAAAGCGCCGTCCGGGAGGCCATCAAAGATGTCCGCCGCGTCCGGGACATCAAGGAGGTTTCCGCAAAACTGAAGGGGCACGACTTTATCGGCGCAGTCGTTGAGCGGGAAACCGATCTCGGCACGGGTGTGGCCTACATTACCCTGACGGCTGCGGAGGGGCTCTTCCACCAGGTTCTTTCCGAGATCAGCGGTTTTACGGTGGCCAGCGACCAGGATATCCTCCGCCTGATGCGGGAGCTGAGCGTTGCCAAGCGGGAGTACGATAAGTTCGCCGACGCCATTCGCGAGGTAAAGGAGACCGGTTACGGGGTAGTGACGCCGCGGCTGGACGAGATGAACCTCGAGGAACCGGAACTTATCCGCCAGGGGAACCGGTTCGGCGTGCGGCTTAAGGCGAGCGCGCCGTCGCTCCACATCATCCGGGCCGACATTACCACCGAAATTACGCCGATCATTGGGACGGAAAAGCAGTGTGAGGAACTGGTGCGTTACATCCTCAACGAGTTCGAGGAAAACCCGAAAAAGATTTGGGAGTCCGAAATCTTCGGCAAGTCGCTTCACGACCTGGTGCGCGAAGGCATCCAGAACAAACTCCACCGGATGCCCGAAAATGCTCAGGCCAAATTACAGGAGACGCTGCAGCGTATTGTGAATGACGGCTCCGGCGGCCTCATCTGCATCATTATCTGA
- the recJ gene encoding single-stranded-DNA-specific exonuclease RecJ gives MAGSKWRVAPEEPLLRALFVRELGLHPVTAQCLINRGVWSLREAAAFLAGEPAQLASPWHLKDLDKAVARLKRAVAERERVLIYGDYDADGMTATALLFLALRELGLEADCYLPSREAGYGLKEEMLRRFREEGVRLVVTADCGISALREAALCRELGIDLVVTDHHQPGPALPDAVAVVNPKRADCPYPYKELAGVGVAYQVAAGLFESFGAQRARAAAFLDLVAIGTIADVVPLTGENRILVRAGLKELNERPRPGLQVLLQAAGATGRVTARTVAMVLAPRLNAPGRVGDPRPAFELLLCGEEEAQEKAAWLDRLNQERQRLEALMTAEAQALVDGRPGAADQAVIVVAGEGWLPGLTGIVANRLVERYGRPVFVIALNGEEGRGSGRGVPGFNVFGALAWAGEQLIDYGGHAGAGGFTIHRQAVEPFRRAVEEYARRAEPVVPESAACDVLVRFTDLTPELVTELALLEPHGCANPPVRLVACGVSVEEARPVGSNGNHLKLRLRQDNVSLEGIGYGLASAEELPAVVDLVFRPILSEVTGRLELKVEEFCRAGGTAQDDREEPDRAGILIRKASRYISGLTDLYLPEPLPEKVLAGERSGALIDLRDSPGRWRALAQMLTTPAAVVVSTPAVASEVTARLRLLFPERARRIMPFHGGLAAERRTIAALAAAGEVDILVTTPALAGRFNADRDVFVFDLMYLWPHWEWLRSCGGRNLILLYGRQDREATRRRLGALAPPRRVLFAFYRHLLHQAGRGVIRFSLAEAAAFLRSLGIPGAGRRAVENLLVVLSELELVRFTMRNGGCSVWLQKPPRRRFLPAAPTFRNQHNLKREVLCCQQHFLTAPAEILKDYFRCGIITRGGSNDFLRRASWPGQGLQP, from the coding sequence GTGGCCGGCAGTAAATGGCGGGTGGCTCCTGAGGAGCCGCTCCTGCGGGCGCTTTTCGTCCGGGAATTGGGTTTGCATCCGGTGACGGCGCAGTGCCTCATCAACCGGGGTGTCTGGTCGCTGCGCGAGGCGGCAGCGTTCCTGGCGGGGGAGCCGGCGCAGCTTGCGTCTCCCTGGCACCTGAAAGATCTCGATAAGGCGGTAGCGCGCCTCAAACGAGCGGTAGCGGAGCGGGAGCGGGTCCTGATTTACGGTGATTACGACGCCGACGGGATGACGGCTACCGCCCTTTTATTTTTGGCGCTGCGGGAACTGGGGCTGGAGGCCGATTGTTACCTGCCGAGCCGCGAGGCGGGATACGGGCTTAAGGAGGAAATGCTGCGGCGGTTCCGGGAAGAGGGTGTGCGCCTGGTGGTTACCGCCGACTGCGGGATCAGCGCGCTCCGAGAGGCAGCGCTATGCCGGGAATTAGGCATCGACCTGGTGGTTACGGACCACCACCAGCCTGGGCCCGCGCTACCGGATGCGGTGGCGGTGGTGAACCCAAAGCGCGCCGACTGCCCCTACCCTTATAAGGAGTTAGCGGGGGTGGGGGTCGCCTACCAGGTGGCGGCGGGCCTTTTTGAGTCTTTTGGGGCGCAACGGGCGCGGGCGGCAGCGTTTCTCGATTTGGTCGCCATCGGAACCATCGCCGATGTGGTGCCTCTTACCGGGGAGAACCGGATTTTAGTGCGGGCGGGCCTCAAGGAACTAAACGAAAGGCCGCGCCCTGGGTTGCAGGTGCTCCTGCAGGCGGCAGGCGCTACCGGCAGGGTGACGGCGCGTACGGTGGCGATGGTTCTCGCGCCGCGGCTCAACGCTCCGGGAAGGGTTGGCGACCCGCGGCCGGCCTTCGAACTTTTGCTTTGCGGGGAAGAAGAGGCGCAGGAGAAGGCGGCGTGGCTCGATCGCCTCAACCAGGAGCGGCAGCGGCTCGAAGCCTTAATGACGGCGGAGGCCCAGGCGTTGGTTGACGGGCGGCCCGGCGCGGCGGATCAAGCGGTGATAGTGGTTGCGGGTGAAGGGTGGCTGCCGGGTCTTACGGGTATCGTGGCCAACCGCCTGGTGGAGCGGTACGGGCGGCCGGTTTTTGTTATTGCGCTGAACGGCGAAGAGGGACGGGGATCAGGGCGCGGGGTACCGGGGTTTAACGTCTTCGGTGCGCTCGCCTGGGCGGGGGAGCAGCTCATAGATTACGGGGGGCATGCCGGGGCAGGGGGGTTCACGATCCACCGGCAGGCGGTCGAGCCTTTCAGGCGGGCGGTGGAAGAGTACGCCCGACGGGCGGAGCCCGTGGTGCCCGAGTCTGCTGCCTGCGACGTGCTGGTCAGGTTTACGGACCTGACGCCCGAACTCGTGACGGAGCTTGCTCTTCTTGAACCGCACGGGTGCGCCAACCCGCCGGTGCGGCTGGTTGCCTGCGGGGTGAGCGTGGAGGAAGCGCGTCCGGTAGGCAGCAACGGGAACCATTTGAAACTTCGCCTCCGCCAGGATAACGTGTCTCTCGAGGGGATCGGCTACGGGCTTGCCTCTGCAGAGGAGCTGCCCGCCGTCGTCGATCTTGTCTTCCGGCCCATCTTAAGCGAAGTTACCGGGCGGCTTGAGCTTAAGGTGGAGGAGTTCTGTCGAGCCGGAGGGACGGCCCAAGATGACCGGGAGGAACCCGATAGGGCGGGAATACTGATCAGGAAAGCCTCCCGCTATATCAGCGGCCTTACCGACCTTTACCTCCCCGAGCCCCTGCCCGAAAAGGTGCTGGCGGGAGAAAGGAGCGGGGCGCTCATTGACCTGCGGGATTCTCCCGGCAGGTGGCGGGCGCTGGCGCAAATGCTGACCACGCCGGCGGCGGTGGTCGTATCGACGCCGGCGGTGGCTTCCGAAGTGACAGCCCGGCTGCGGCTCCTTTTCCCAGAGCGGGCGCGGCGGATTATGCCCTTCCACGGGGGACTGGCGGCAGAGCGCCGGACCATCGCCGCGCTGGCCGCAGCAGGGGAGGTTGATATCCTGGTGACAACGCCGGCGCTGGCCGGACGGTTTAATGCCGACCGGGATGTTTTCGTTTTCGACCTAATGTACCTCTGGCCTCACTGGGAGTGGCTACGTAGCTGTGGTGGCCGCAACCTTATTCTCCTTTACGGCCGCCAGGACCGGGAGGCAACCCGGCGCCGGCTTGGCGCCTTGGCACCGCCACGCCGGGTGCTGTTTGCTTTTTACCGGCACCTTTTGCACCAAGCGGGCCGGGGCGTGATTAGGTTTTCTTTGGCCGAGGCGGCTGCTTTTTTAAGATCGTTAGGGATACCGGGAGCCGGCCGGCGGGCGGTGGAAAACCTGCTCGTGGTGCTGTCAGAGCTTGAACTGGTGCGTTTTACCATGCGTAACGGGGGCTGCTCGGTTTGGCTCCAGAAACCCCCGCGGCGGCGGTTTCTCCCGGCGGCGCCGACCTTCCGGAACCAGCATAACCTGAAGCGGGAAGTGCTGTGCTGCCAGCAACACTTCCTGACGGCGCCGGCAGAGATACTTAAAGACTATTTCCGGTGTGGTATAATTACCCGTGGTGGGAGCAATGACTTCCTACGAAGAGCTTCTTGGCCGGGTCAAGGCCTACAACCCTAA